A window from Urocitellus parryii isolate mUroPar1 chromosome 1, mUroPar1.hap1, whole genome shotgun sequence encodes these proteins:
- the LOC144254683 gene encoding LOW QUALITY PROTEIN: olfactory receptor 6F1-like (The sequence of the model RefSeq protein was modified relative to this genomic sequence to represent the inferred CDS: substituted 1 base at 1 genomic stop codon), which produces MDAGNETGGRGFLLLGFPGPQALQLSLFLLFLVMYILTVGGNVAILLLVSTSRQLHTPMYFFLSNLSFLEVWYTTAAVPKALAILLGRSQSISFISCLLQMYLVFSLGCTEYFLLAAMAYDRYLAICYPLHYGAIMSGLLSVQLALGSWVCGFLSIAVPTALISGLSFCGPXAINHFFCDIAPWITLACSSTQVVELVAFVIAAVVILSSCLITLVSYIYIIHTIFRIPSASGRSKAFSTCSSHLTVVLIWYGSTIFLHVRTSIKDALDLTKAVHVLNTVVTPVLNPFIYTLRNQEVRETLRKKWKRK; this is translated from the coding sequence ATGGATGCTGGCAATGAGACGGGGGGCAGGGGCTTTCTGCTGCTGGGCTTCCCGGGGCCCCAGGCCCTGCAGCTCTcactcttcctgctcttcctggtGATGTACATCCTCACAGTGGGCGGCAATGTGGCCATCTTGCTGCTAGTGAGCACCTCCCGCCAGctgcacacccccatgtacttcttcctgagCAACCTGTCCTTCCTGGAGGTCTGGTACACCACGGCCGCAGTGCCCAAAGCCCTGGCCATCCTGCTGGGGAGGAGCCAGAGCATCTCCTTCATCAGCTGCCTCCTGCAGATGTACCTGGTCTTCTCGCTGGGCTGCACGGAGTACTTCCTCCTGGCCGCCATGGCCTACGACCGCTACCTCGCCATCTGCTACCCCCTGCACTACGGGGCCATCATGAGTGGCCTGCTCTCTGTGCAActggccctgggctcctgggtcTGTGGCTTCCTGTCCATTGCAGTGCCCACGGCCCTCATCAGCGGCCTGTCCTTCTGTGGCCCCTGAGCCAtcaaccacttcttctgtgacatcGCGCCCTGGATCACCCTGGCCTGCAGCAGCACGCAGGTGGTGGAGCTGGTGGCCTTTGTGATTGCTGCCGTGGTCATTCTGAGCTCCTGCCTCATCACTCTGGTCTCCTACATCTACATCATCCACACCATCTTCAGGATCCCCTCGGCCAGTGGCCGCagcaaggccttctccacctgctcctctCACCTCACCGTGGTGCTCATCTGGTATGGCTCCACCATCTTCCTCCACGTGCGCACCTCCATCAAGGACGCCTTGGACCTGACCAAAGCCGTGCACGTCCTCAACACCGTCGTGACCCCAGTTCTCAACCCCTTCATCTACACCCTCCGAAACCAGGAGGTCAGGGAGACTCTACGGAAGAAGTGGAAGAGAAAATAG